A stretch of the Flavobacterium aquiphilum genome encodes the following:
- a CDS encoding DEAD/DEAH box helicase → MASPTPLDVIQLFKSVFRGREDVFAVRWEKGGKKGYMPAYFYDPYRYRIHKINGGTFQNYTDKEYLILTEREIEKHLNGEQHIGIYPLLKENTSWFIVADFDKVQWVEDCKKFIIACNKMGIPAYLERSRSGKGGHVWIFFEKPYPAIKSRKIFISILEQTGVFSLFDKSTSFDRMFPNQDFLSGKGFGNLIALPLYKKAYEQGNSCFIDMESLEPIPNQWDFIKNIQRISEIKLDELHQIYNTQENTPSPLIPKSNNEKLTIRLANDVIINRFAISLPLINFLKEELNFLNAEFLVKKKIGKNTFGTERYFKLVEETENEVIIPRGFIGKIIRFCREHKIEYDFKDEREKLKEVSFLFSAQLLAHQQIVIDAIEKKDLGIVVAPPGSGKTIVGLKIIAEKKQPALIITHRKQIADQWIERIETFLGIPKSEIGKIGQGKTKIGKQITVAMIQSLSKELEKPDGRKILNAFGTIILDECHHIPAETFRNTISKLQTFYLYGLTATPFRKYNDGKLIFIHLGEVIAEIKTSEISTSKRPKIVIRNTELDVPFNSKTDKFETLSKILIHDSTRNKSVLQDVIIELKSDKKVVIITERKEHIDSLNQYLKQSYEVITLSGEDSENNKISKWKSLKEGNYQVLITTGQFFGEGTDLQTANCLFLVYPFSFEGKLIQYIGRVQRSEIVPTIYDYRDIKIDYLNKMFLKRNTYYRKIDRLATLFDEPEEEITVSKDSFVIDKRVKIPFENLEFRYGSFAFKYNITEINTELEFDIENLEIRPEFEVLKDYFSKALKIKTISISIYAEFENGKVISQLAESNDLTKITSELIESVKFKFITKTFLSKPNLVNQENLLNIQQLQNQNNFNLYDSGDELLNDFLKNQNYKHQTHLQYLAKHHERTVLKIRFVLNPFSFVFLLAGKKGFHIVLETLNTEEATYIWHFDKDRQFIPDILKQIDNYLNIIRNNGRQAFIENPPNNFSKVLHDYSTDKKGFIIWKNLIEERLT, encoded by the coding sequence ATGGCTTCACCAACACCATTAGATGTAATTCAACTATTCAAATCCGTTTTTAGAGGAAGAGAAGATGTGTTTGCGGTTCGTTGGGAAAAAGGAGGCAAAAAAGGCTATATGCCAGCATATTTTTATGACCCATATCGGTATCGAATTCATAAAATAAATGGAGGTACTTTTCAAAATTACACAGATAAAGAATATTTAATTCTAACTGAAAGGGAAATTGAGAAACACCTTAATGGAGAACAACATATTGGTATTTATCCTTTACTCAAAGAAAATACATCTTGGTTTATTGTTGCCGATTTTGATAAAGTCCAATGGGTTGAGGACTGCAAAAAGTTTATAATTGCTTGTAATAAAATGGGGATTCCTGCTTATTTGGAACGTTCACGTTCGGGTAAAGGCGGTCATGTTTGGATATTTTTTGAAAAACCTTATCCAGCGATAAAAAGCAGAAAGATTTTCATCTCAATTTTAGAGCAAACAGGAGTCTTTTCTTTATTTGACAAGAGCACCAGTTTTGACAGAATGTTTCCCAATCAGGATTTTTTGTCCGGAAAAGGATTTGGAAATTTGATAGCACTTCCTTTATATAAAAAAGCCTATGAACAAGGAAACAGTTGTTTTATTGATATGGAAAGTCTAGAACCAATTCCGAATCAATGGGATTTTATAAAGAATATTCAAAGAATTTCGGAAATAAAACTTGATGAACTGCATCAGATTTACAACACACAAGAAAACACACCAAGTCCACTTATTCCCAAATCGAATAATGAGAAGCTAACCATAAGGTTGGCAAATGACGTGATAATTAATCGCTTTGCCATTTCTCTTCCATTGATCAACTTTCTAAAAGAAGAATTAAATTTTCTGAATGCAGAATTTTTAGTCAAAAAAAAGATTGGGAAAAATACTTTTGGAACCGAACGATATTTCAAACTAGTTGAAGAAACAGAAAACGAAGTAATTATTCCAAGAGGCTTTATTGGAAAAATAATTCGTTTTTGCAGAGAACATAAAATTGAATATGATTTCAAGGATGAAAGGGAAAAATTAAAAGAGGTATCTTTTTTATTCAGCGCACAACTCCTAGCACATCAGCAAATAGTGATTGACGCGATTGAAAAAAAAGATTTAGGAATTGTTGTTGCTCCGCCGGGTTCAGGAAAAACTATTGTTGGGCTAAAAATTATTGCGGAGAAAAAACAACCTGCATTAATCATCACTCATCGCAAACAAATTGCCGACCAATGGATTGAAAGAATCGAAACTTTTCTTGGAATCCCCAAAAGTGAAATTGGAAAAATAGGTCAAGGCAAAACTAAAATCGGTAAGCAAATAACTGTTGCTATGATCCAAAGTCTATCAAAAGAATTGGAAAAACCTGATGGAAGAAAAATTTTGAATGCTTTTGGAACAATTATTTTAGACGAATGCCACCACATCCCGGCAGAAACATTCAGAAATACAATTTCAAAACTGCAAACCTTTTATTTATATGGATTAACGGCAACACCATTTCGAAAATACAATGACGGTAAATTGATTTTTATTCATTTGGGCGAAGTAATTGCCGAAATAAAAACAAGTGAAATAAGCACATCTAAAAGGCCAAAAATTGTTATTCGAAACACTGAACTTGATGTACCATTCAATTCCAAGACAGACAAATTTGAAACGCTATCAAAAATCCTGATTCACGATTCTACCCGAAATAAATCAGTTCTTCAAGATGTGATTATTGAATTGAAATCTGACAAAAAAGTCGTTATTATTACAGAACGTAAAGAACATATTGACTCATTAAATCAATATTTAAAACAATCTTATGAAGTGATCACTTTAAGTGGAGAAGATTCTGAAAATAACAAAATCTCAAAATGGAAATCATTAAAGGAAGGGAATTATCAGGTATTAATCACCACTGGACAATTCTTTGGAGAAGGAACCGATTTACAAACTGCTAATTGTCTCTTTCTCGTTTATCCATTTTCTTTTGAGGGAAAATTGATTCAATACATCGGTAGAGTCCAACGATCGGAAATAGTTCCAACTATTTATGACTATCGAGATATCAAGATTGATTATTTAAACAAAATGTTTCTGAAGAGAAATACCTATTACAGAAAAATAGATAGACTTGCGACCTTATTTGATGAACCCGAAGAGGAAATTACTGTTTCAAAAGACTCTTTCGTTATTGATAAAAGAGTAAAAATTCCATTTGAAAACCTCGAATTCCGTTATGGTAGTTTTGCTTTTAAATACAATATTACCGAAATAAATACTGAACTTGAATTTGACATTGAAAATCTTGAAATCAGGCCGGAATTTGAAGTTTTGAAAGATTATTTCTCTAAAGCACTCAAAATTAAAACTATTTCAATTTCTATTTATGCTGAATTCGAGAATGGAAAAGTAATCTCACAATTAGCGGAATCCAATGATTTAACAAAGATAACTAGTGAACTGATTGAAAGTGTAAAATTTAAGTTTATTACAAAAACATTCTTAAGTAAACCAAATTTGGTTAATCAAGAAAACTTATTAAATATTCAGCAATTACAAAATCAAAATAATTTCAATTTGTATGATTCCGGAGATGAATTATTGAATGATTTTTTGAAGAATCAAAATTACAAACACCAAACGCATTTACAATATTTAGCCAAGCATCACGAGAGAACTGTTCTTAAAATCAGATTTGTTTTAAATCCATTTTCATTTGTTTTCCTTCTAGCAGGAAAAAAAGGATTTCATATTGTCTTAGAAACCTTAAATACAGAAGAAGCAACCTATATTTGGCATTTTGACAAAGACAGGCAATTTATTCCTGACATATTAAAACAAATTGACAACTACCTAAATATCATTAGAAATAACGGCAGACAAGCTTTTATAGAAAATCCACCCAATAATTTCAGTAAGGTACTTCACGATTATTCCACGGATAAGAAAGGTTTTATCATTTGGAAAAATTTGATCGAAGAAAGGCTAACTTAA
- a CDS encoding Fic family protein, whose product MKKVGFTWLKEKLDIQGFKLTHESYIGTTDKTELSSTNSIVRTFKSKYDVNIDHPMSHLEFALKYDDFNLAFIKEIFTSVGHQTIVDYIKENPNRKYPRIIGYLYEFTGGKPIEVNVTATNYENILNVSRYITGDITKITKWKVNDNLLGQNKFCPIIRRTSELSGLLDWNIEEAIENLKHKYSPEIFKRASYYLYKKESKSSSEIEKEEPSQDRMEKFIALLEEAGQRTFEESLSETELVRLQNVIVDPRYADDGFRDFQNYVGQTMRDYTQKIHYVCPPPQYVKFLMQGILDLNKKNSSTNSIIKASMVSFGYVYIHPFEDGNGRIHRFLIHDILVRDGVVPNGTILPVSAQILAHMDEYDTTLELLSKLIERKVKYVLNDAGEMIVENASEIEALYRFPDLTNHTVFLARAIQATVNNDIPEELYFLQCYDELKGEIQNIVDMPDNKIDRMILFLHQNKGKLASRKRDFYKELSDDEIKQMEQAYYEVFQKRKHPNQ is encoded by the coding sequence ATGAAAAAAGTTGGATTCACATGGCTTAAGGAAAAACTAGATATCCAAGGGTTTAAATTGACCCATGAATCATATATAGGGACAACGGATAAAACCGAATTAAGTTCCACAAATTCGATTGTGCGAACATTCAAATCTAAATATGATGTAAATATTGATCACCCAATGAGTCATTTAGAATTTGCTCTGAAATATGATGATTTTAATCTCGCGTTCATCAAGGAAATTTTCACCTCTGTTGGCCATCAAACAATAGTTGACTACATCAAAGAAAATCCAAATAGAAAATATCCAAGAATCATTGGTTACTTGTATGAGTTTACCGGAGGAAAACCTATTGAAGTTAACGTTACTGCAACTAATTATGAGAATATATTGAATGTCTCGCGATATATAACAGGGGATATTACAAAAATAACTAAATGGAAAGTAAACGATAATCTTTTAGGACAAAACAAATTTTGTCCTATAATCAGAAGAACCTCTGAACTTAGTGGGTTACTCGATTGGAATATTGAAGAAGCAATTGAAAATTTAAAACACAAATACTCACCAGAAATTTTTAAACGAGCAAGCTATTATCTTTATAAAAAAGAATCAAAATCTTCCAGTGAAATAGAGAAAGAAGAACCTTCACAAGACAGAATGGAGAAATTCATTGCATTATTGGAAGAAGCAGGGCAAAGAACCTTTGAAGAATCATTATCTGAGACCGAATTGGTACGTTTACAAAACGTCATTGTCGATCCCAGATATGCAGACGACGGTTTTAGGGATTTTCAAAACTATGTTGGACAGACAATGAGAGACTATACACAGAAAATACATTACGTATGTCCACCACCGCAATATGTAAAATTTCTGATGCAAGGGATACTTGATTTAAATAAAAAAAACAGTTCGACCAACTCAATTATAAAAGCTTCAATGGTATCATTCGGATATGTATATATCCATCCGTTTGAAGATGGTAACGGAAGAATTCATCGTTTTCTTATTCATGATATTCTTGTACGCGATGGTGTTGTTCCTAATGGTACAATACTTCCTGTTTCTGCTCAAATCCTTGCCCATATGGATGAATACGATACTACTTTGGAGCTACTTTCTAAATTGATTGAACGAAAAGTAAAATATGTTCTTAATGATGCAGGAGAAATGATTGTTGAAAACGCATCAGAAATAGAAGCCCTATACCGATTTCCAGATTTAACTAATCATACCGTGTTTTTGGCAAGAGCAATACAAGCTACAGTTAATAACGATATTCCTGAAGAGCTGTATTTCCTTCAATGTTATGATGAACTCAAAGGCGAGATACAAAACATAGTTGATATGCCCGATAATAAAATTGACCGAATGATTTTGTTCCTCCATCAGAACAAAGGAAAATTAGCTAGTCGTAAACGCGATTTTTACAAGGAGTTAAGTGATGATGAAATCAAGCAAATGGAACAGGCTTATTATGAAGTATTCCAAAAGAGAAAACATCCAAATCAATGA
- the nagB gene encoding glucosamine-6-phosphate deaminase: protein MLKSSIDKSTGFEKRFENINTVVFENSKVASAAVAQEIAALIKSKQQNNELCVLGLATGSSPKGLYAELVRLHKEEGLSFRNVVSFNLDEYYPMEPDSINSYVRFMKELLFDQVDILPENVNIPDGTLPKEEIADFCTNYEAKIEALGGIDLQILGIGGNGHIGFNESGSLQNSKTRLVALDHITRVAASSDFLGLNNTPRTAITLGVKKIMEAKQVILMAWGVGKSNIIKASVEGEVTNRVPASFLQEHKNAVFVLDKEASSKLTRINTPWLVEEVVWTDKLIRKAVLGLALHLKKPILMLTDADYIENGMSDLLADSGPAYDINIKIFNKLQNTITGWPGGKPNADDANRPERAEPARKRVLIFSPHPDDDIISMGGTFMRLQDQGHEVHVAYQTSGNIAVADDEALRFAHFVTDYNEKFGIKSPEADAIFQKAKNFLKNKKASEIDIPEVRYIKGLIRKGEARATSHFVGLPDSQIHFMELPFYETGAIEKNPIGEIDIQITMDLIDKIKPHQIYAAGDLADPHGTHKVCLDAVFAACKRLKPNDYMKDCWLWLYRGAWQEWGIDEIEMAVPMSPDQVLAKRHGIFKHQSQKDGVVFQGTDAREFWQRAEDRNAETANFYKQLGLATYAAMEAFVRWEY from the coding sequence ATGTTAAAAAGCAGTATTGACAAATCCACCGGGTTTGAGAAAAGATTTGAGAACATTAATACAGTGGTTTTTGAAAACTCGAAAGTGGCTTCGGCGGCAGTTGCGCAGGAAATAGCGGCACTTATTAAATCCAAGCAGCAAAATAACGAGCTGTGCGTTTTAGGACTGGCTACGGGATCTTCGCCAAAAGGATTGTACGCTGAATTGGTTCGTTTGCACAAAGAAGAAGGTTTAAGCTTTAGAAACGTAGTTTCTTTCAATTTGGACGAATACTATCCGATGGAACCAGATTCGATCAATAGTTACGTACGATTCATGAAAGAGTTGTTGTTCGACCAAGTGGATATATTGCCGGAAAACGTGAATATCCCAGACGGAACCCTGCCAAAAGAAGAGATTGCCGATTTTTGTACCAATTACGAAGCGAAGATCGAAGCTCTTGGCGGGATCGATTTGCAGATCTTGGGAATTGGTGGAAACGGTCACATTGGGTTCAATGAATCGGGATCGTTACAGAATTCCAAAACACGTTTGGTGGCTTTGGACCACATCACAAGGGTTGCTGCCAGCAGTGATTTCCTTGGATTGAACAATACCCCAAGAACAGCCATCACATTGGGGGTGAAAAAAATCATGGAAGCCAAACAGGTGATCCTGATGGCCTGGGGAGTTGGAAAATCCAACATCATCAAGGCTTCTGTCGAAGGTGAAGTAACCAATAGAGTACCCGCTTCGTTTTTGCAGGAACACAAAAATGCCGTTTTTGTTTTGGACAAAGAGGCTTCTTCCAAACTAACGAGAATCAACACGCCTTGGTTGGTGGAGGAAGTGGTTTGGACTGATAAGTTGATCCGCAAAGCCGTTTTAGGTTTGGCACTTCATTTGAAAAAACCAATTTTGATGCTTACCGACGCCGATTATATCGAAAATGGGATGAGCGATTTACTGGCCGATTCCGGTCCTGCTTACGATATCAACATCAAAATATTCAACAAACTGCAAAATACCATCACCGGATGGCCGGGAGGAAAACCCAACGCCGATGATGCCAATAGACCTGAAAGAGCCGAGCCTGCTAGAAAAAGAGTGCTTATCTTCAGTCCGCACCCCGATGACGATATCATCAGTATGGGAGGTACTTTCATGAGGCTGCAAGATCAGGGACATGAGGTACATGTGGCGTACCAAACTTCAGGAAACATTGCCGTTGCCGATGACGAGGCACTTCGTTTTGCACATTTTGTTACCGATTATAACGAAAAATTCGGCATTAAAAGCCCGGAAGCTGATGCAATTTTCCAAAAGGCAAAAAACTTCCTTAAAAACAAAAAAGCAAGCGAAATCGACATTCCCGAAGTGCGTTACATCAAAGGTTTAATCCGAAAAGGAGAAGCCCGTGCCACGAGCCATTTTGTAGGTTTGCCTGACAGTCAGATCCACTTTATGGAACTTCCTTTCTATGAAACGGGAGCCATTGAAAAAAATCCTATCGGAGAAATAGACATCCAAATCACAATGGATTTGATCGACAAAATCAAACCACACCAAATTTATGCCGCAGGCGATTTGGCCGATCCACACGGGACGCACAAAGTATGTCTGGATGCCGTTTTTGCAGCTTGTAAGCGACTAAAACCAAATGATTACATGAAAGACTGCTGGCTGTGGTTGTACCGCGGTGCTTGGCAAGAATGGGGCATCGACGAGATCGAAATGGCCGTTCCGATGAGCCCTGACCAAGTTTTGGCAAAACGCCACGGAATCTTCAAACACCAATCCCAAAAAGACGGTGTAGTATTCCAAGGTACCGATGCAAGGGAGTTTTGGCAAAGAGCCGAGGACAGAAACGCTGAAACTGCAAACTTCTACAAACAGCTTGGATTGGCGACTTATGCTGCAATGGAAGCTTTTGTGAGATGGGAATATTAA
- a CDS encoding beta-N-acetylhexosaminidase, with product MVRSFFFALLLCSTLSFAQEVNIIPQPLQLTRNTGNFVITPQTSLVVSSNGDKSTVAFLNNYLSDHYGFKLPIVKKASKNYIKFKSGKQTDGLKGEAYSLKSDEKGVEINGNSAIGTFYGMQTLIQLLPVEKSNSLSIAAVEVKDEPRFAYRGSMLDVGRHFMPVSFVKKYIDYLALHKMNYFHWHLTEDQGWRIEIKKYPKLTEIGSKRNGSIIGRYPGKGSDNTPEGGFYTQEEVKDIVKYASDRFITVIPEIEMPGHSGAAIAAYPELSCFPQEKTNLPDNMISDKSKAELANGRIKLVQETWGVHADVYTPTENTFKFLQDVIDEVVTLFPSKYIHVGGDECPKDAWKKSEFCQNMIKEKGFKDEHELQSYFIQRMEKYINSKGRTLIGWDEILEGGLAPNAIVMSWRGEQGGITAAKDKHQVIMSPGSHVYLDHSQTKDEKEVTIGGFTNLEKIYSYEPVPKELTAEESKYVLGAQGNVWTEYMQNPAKVEYMIFPRLSALSEVLWSPKESRNWSEFQKKIETQKKRYNIWGANYFKE from the coding sequence ATGGTTAGATCATTTTTCTTTGCGCTACTGTTGTGCAGCACATTGTCTTTTGCACAGGAAGTAAACATCATTCCTCAGCCGTTACAACTTACCAGAAATACTGGAAATTTTGTCATTACCCCACAAACAAGTTTGGTTGTTTCCAGCAATGGAGACAAATCAACAGTTGCTTTTTTGAATAACTATTTGTCAGATCATTATGGTTTTAAATTACCGATAGTAAAAAAAGCAAGTAAAAACTACATTAAGTTCAAAAGCGGTAAACAAACCGACGGATTAAAGGGAGAAGCATACAGCTTGAAATCCGATGAAAAAGGTGTTGAAATTAACGGTAATTCGGCTATTGGAACTTTTTACGGAATGCAAACGCTAATTCAGTTGCTGCCAGTTGAAAAAAGCAACAGTCTATCAATTGCAGCCGTAGAGGTGAAAGACGAACCTCGTTTTGCGTACAGAGGATCCATGTTGGATGTTGGTCGTCATTTTATGCCTGTTTCATTTGTTAAAAAATACATTGATTATTTGGCTTTGCATAAAATGAACTACTTTCATTGGCATTTGACCGAAGATCAGGGGTGGCGAATTGAAATTAAAAAATACCCTAAATTAACCGAGATTGGTTCAAAGAGAAACGGATCCATCATTGGTAGATATCCTGGAAAAGGAAGTGATAACACTCCGGAAGGAGGTTTTTATACTCAAGAGGAGGTTAAAGACATTGTAAAATATGCTTCAGATCGTTTTATTACGGTAATTCCTGAAATCGAAATGCCAGGACACAGCGGTGCTGCTATTGCTGCTTACCCTGAATTGAGTTGTTTCCCGCAAGAGAAAACAAATCTTCCTGATAATATGATTTCTGACAAGAGTAAAGCGGAATTGGCAAATGGAAGAATAAAATTGGTTCAGGAAACATGGGGTGTCCATGCAGATGTGTATACACCAACTGAAAATACGTTTAAGTTTTTGCAAGATGTTATTGATGAGGTGGTGACTTTATTTCCATCAAAATACATTCACGTAGGTGGTGACGAATGTCCTAAAGATGCTTGGAAGAAAAGTGAATTTTGTCAAAACATGATAAAAGAAAAAGGATTTAAGGATGAGCATGAGCTTCAAAGTTATTTTATCCAAAGAATGGAGAAGTACATCAATTCAAAAGGAAGAACATTAATTGGTTGGGACGAAATTCTTGAAGGTGGTTTGGCTCCAAATGCAATTGTGATGAGTTGGAGGGGAGAGCAAGGCGGTATCACTGCGGCTAAAGATAAGCATCAGGTAATTATGTCCCCAGGTAGCCACGTTTATTTGGATCATTCCCAAACCAAAGATGAAAAAGAAGTTACAATTGGCGGTTTCACCAACCTAGAAAAAATTTATAGTTATGAACCTGTTCCAAAAGAATTAACAGCAGAAGAGTCAAAATATGTGTTAGGAGCACAAGGAAATGTTTGGACAGAATACATGCAAAATCCAGCGAAAGTGGAATATATGATTTTTCCACGTTTGAGTGCTTTAAGCGAAGTTTTATGGTCTCCAAAAGAAAGTAGAAACTGGTCTGAATTTCAGAAAAAAATTGAAACTCAGAAAAAAAGATACAATATCTGGGGAGCCAATTATTTTAAGGAATAA
- a CDS encoding sialidase family protein, with protein MISKFNYLVLLSLSCFVSCTTLKETPKVYNITNSYISDIPVTNNSHATTLVEVKPNEILSAWFGGKYEGAKDVGIYIATYKDKKWSVPENLIKPLIKQGDTLPCWNPVLFKSKSKKLYLFYKVGKNPREWFGAMISSIDDGKTWSTPQYLPEGILGPIKNKPIEVTPGIILCGSSTESVENNLWRSHVETFEESTGKWTKIAIENNQNFDIIQPTFLVHSNKTIQMLFRSKHNKLITSWSHDNGQNWNQTDSIKVVNSNSGIDALTLTNKSFLLVNNPLKMGKDWFNGRNVLDVEFSKDGVNWEKLFDLENQKEGEFSYPAIIQTSDKKIHVLYTYNRKFIKHTTFDLKK; from the coding sequence ATGATTTCAAAATTTAATTATCTGGTTCTATTATCTTTATCCTGTTTTGTTTCCTGTACTACCCTAAAAGAAACACCAAAAGTTTATAACATTACAAATTCTTATATCTCAGATATACCCGTTACTAACAACAGTCATGCTACTACCTTGGTTGAAGTAAAGCCAAATGAAATTCTGTCGGCTTGGTTTGGTGGTAAATATGAAGGAGCCAAAGATGTTGGCATTTATATAGCAACCTATAAAGATAAAAAGTGGTCAGTTCCTGAAAACCTAATTAAACCATTAATAAAACAAGGAGATACTTTACCCTGTTGGAATCCTGTTCTTTTTAAGAGCAAAAGCAAAAAATTATACTTATTTTACAAAGTAGGAAAGAATCCGAGAGAATGGTTTGGAGCGATGATTTCTTCAATTGATGATGGGAAAACATGGAGTACTCCTCAATATTTACCGGAAGGCATTTTAGGTCCAATAAAAAACAAGCCGATAGAGGTTACTCCAGGAATTATTTTATGTGGAAGCAGTACAGAAAGTGTAGAAAACAATCTATGGAGAAGCCATGTCGAAACATTTGAAGAATCAACAGGTAAATGGACAAAAATAGCAATCGAAAACAATCAAAATTTTGATATTATCCAGCCCACATTTTTAGTTCATTCGAATAAAACAATTCAAATGCTTTTCCGAAGTAAGCACAATAAGCTTATTACAAGTTGGTCACACGACAATGGACAAAATTGGAATCAAACTGACAGTATTAAAGTTGTTAATTCTAATTCAGGAATTGATGCCTTAACCCTAACAAACAAATCATTTTTATTGGTAAATAACCCTTTAAAAATGGGAAAAGATTGGTTTAACGGAAGAAATGTTCTTGACGTAGAATTTTCAAAAGATGGCGTAAATTGGGAAAAACTATTTGACTTAGAAAACCAAAAAGAAGGTGAATTTAGTTATCCGGCTATTATTCAAACGTCAGATAAAAAAATACACGTTTTATATACCTATAACCGAAAGTTTATCAAGCACACAACATTCGACCTAAAAAAGTAA
- a CDS encoding amidohydrolase family protein — protein MRIDSHQHFWKFDPVRDSWINDDMKVLQQDFLPSDLHSLLKENQIDGCVAVQADQSEEETYFLLELAEANDWIKGVVGWIDLRAENLEERLSLFFKFKKLKGFRHIVQAEAEDDFLLRDDFCSGISKLSKYNFTYDLLLVPKHLQYAIEIVKRFPEQSFVIDHLAKPDFKQADFSHWEKGIREIANYPNVYCKVSGLVTEADWANWTASDFTHCLDVVTEAFGMDRLMFGSDWPVSLLAASYEECCGIVTNYYSKFQKEELEKFWGGNAIEFYNL, from the coding sequence ATGAGAATTGACAGTCACCAGCATTTTTGGAAATTCGATCCGGTAAGGGATTCTTGGATTAATGATGATATGAAGGTATTGCAGCAGGATTTTTTACCATCTGATTTACATTCATTGTTAAAAGAAAATCAAATTGATGGTTGTGTAGCTGTACAGGCTGACCAAAGCGAAGAAGAAACTTATTTTTTATTGGAATTAGCTGAAGCTAATGATTGGATTAAAGGAGTTGTGGGCTGGATCGATTTAAGAGCCGAAAATTTAGAAGAGCGGTTATCGCTTTTTTTTAAGTTCAAAAAACTAAAAGGATTTAGGCATATAGTGCAAGCCGAAGCAGAAGATGATTTTTTGTTAAGAGATGATTTTTGCAGCGGAATATCAAAATTGTCAAAGTATAATTTTACTTATGATTTATTACTTGTCCCAAAGCATTTGCAGTATGCAATTGAAATAGTGAAGCGTTTTCCAGAGCAATCTTTTGTAATTGATCATTTGGCAAAACCTGATTTTAAGCAAGCGGATTTTTCTCATTGGGAAAAAGGGATTCGTGAGATTGCAAATTACCCGAATGTGTATTGTAAAGTTTCCGGTTTGGTTACCGAAGCTGATTGGGCGAACTGGACAGCGTCCGATTTTACACATTGCCTGGATGTAGTGACAGAAGCTTTTGGGATGGATCGTTTGATGTTTGGAAGTGATTGGCCGGTGAGCTTGCTTGCCGCATCCTATGAAGAATGTTGTGGCATTGTGACAAATTACTATTCAAAATTTCAAAAGGAAGAACTGGAAAAATTCTGGGGAGGAAATGCAATTGAATTTTATAATTTATAA
- a CDS encoding fumarylacetoacetate hydrolase family protein, translating to MKLIRFGEIGKEKPGILIGEKRFDVSSIVTDYNEAFFENDGLEKLKNALELNPALPEVDASVRLGSPVARPSKIICIGLNYVDHCHETNAPIPTEPIIFFKSTTALCGPNDNVIIPKNSQKTDWEIELAFVIGKKASYVEEAEALDYVAGYCLHNDYSERAFQIEMGGQWAKGKGCDTFAPLGPFLATQDEITDVNNLSMWLTVNGKTFQNSNTSNLVFKIPFLVYYLSQFMTLLPGDVISTGTPPGVGLGIKPEPIYIKAGDVVELGMEGLGSSKQLAVACSK from the coding sequence ATGAAACTAATACGTTTTGGAGAAATCGGAAAAGAAAAACCAGGTATTTTAATAGGAGAAAAGAGATTTGATGTTTCGTCAATTGTAACCGATTATAATGAAGCATTTTTTGAAAATGACGGATTGGAGAAATTAAAAAATGCATTGGAACTTAATCCAGCTTTGCCTGAAGTTGATGCTTCTGTTCGTTTGGGATCTCCGGTTGCAAGACCATCAAAAATCATTTGCATTGGATTAAACTATGTAGATCACTGTCACGAAACAAACGCTCCGATTCCGACTGAACCAATTATCTTTTTCAAATCGACTACCGCTTTGTGTGGACCAAACGATAATGTTATCATTCCAAAAAACAGTCAAAAAACAGACTGGGAAATTGAGTTGGCTTTTGTTATTGGCAAAAAAGCAAGCTATGTAGAAGAAGCAGAAGCTTTGGATTATGTAGCCGGATATTGTTTGCACAACGATTATAGCGAAAGAGCTTTCCAAATTGAAATGGGAGGACAATGGGCAAAAGGGAAAGGATGCGATACATTTGCGCCACTTGGGCCATTCTTGGCAACTCAAGACGAAATTACCGATGTAAACAATTTATCAATGTGGTTGACTGTAAACGGTAAAACTTTCCAAAACAGTAATACTTCGAACTTGGTTTTCAAAATACCATTTTTGGTATATTATTTAAGCCAATTTATGACTTTACTTCCAGGTGACGTAATTAGTACTGGAACGCCTCCGGGAGTTGGATTGGGAATCAAACCGGAGCCTATTTATATCAAAGCTGGTGATGTAGTTGAATTAGGAATGGAAGGTTTAGGAAGTAGCAAACAATTGGCTGTAGCTTGCAGCAAATAA